Part of the Fusarium musae strain F31 chromosome 3, whole genome shotgun sequence genome, CTGAAGCGATGTACGGATGAGAATGAATGGATAAGTACTCTGTAATTGGCAATGTCTTTATTTCGGCTGTGTCCGCGTATTTGAGTTAAACCTTCATTAAATCTTCATTAAAGAGTTACATTATACCCCACGCGCGTTACCATGGATGTGGTGcctgtactccgtaaatGAAAGACCGATTAACAAAGGAGACGTCATTTTAGGTTTGCGAAAATTACAGACAGTAAAAGCTCACAAAGGGATTCTGGGGACAGCGTTAGATATTATCGTTTGTTTGGCCTGAAGCGCGCGGCTCGCCAAGTTTCTATTTCTAGTGCCCGTTTCCCGTCCACGAGAGTTGAAGTCTTCATTGAGCCACAGCCAACGAATCCGATACGAGCAATGCCGCTCCAGACCACAAAGGGGGACCTGTTTCAGCATAGACGGCTGGCATCCAATCAAGCCTCTGATGTCATGAGCCCCCCAGAGTGCCCAGTTTTCGCTGCTCAACTTCGCTAGGTGGGGGAACTTGTCCTGTCGGCTAAGGAGCCGCTGCAGCGCAAGATCCAGTGAAGCCCCCCTGTTGGGAAGATTAGTGCACATGTGTCCAATCATACACCGCTCCGTTCTTCTTTTGGAATTGGTTGCCGCCCGTGGGAGGGCAGGGGTCGCCAGTCATGACGCGACCGATAATAGGTGCAAGTCCAAACACCGAATATCTTGGAAACTCAACCTAGTACCTAAAACCCTCTTTTTCGTTACATCTTTATCGCTAGATATCTGTTACttgtttacttttttacAAACAGTTTGGCTGATGGTGCATCGCCCACGTTGTCAACTGTCATACTTTATCACTTATCACGTTTCAGATTGTGCTCCAATCCCTTACAATATTCTTTGAGAACAGGTCCTTTCAGTATTCTCCCCGTTTGGGGCTCCCACTCTCCTTTCTCCTCCTGTGCCCAAGTTCGAAACTGTCGACGGCTTCAATTTCGACATGTCGTCAACAGATTCAGACGCTTCGGCGTCAGCGACCGATTCGGCTACAGGAACAGCAGCTTCGATAACTAGCTCTATCGCGAGCTCCCTACTGTCCTCAGCGATCTCCGCCTCCGAAACACTAAGTGCATCTGGTACCTCGTCCGATGAGCCAACAAAAACGTCTTCGGGAGGATTGGCAGGAATATCTCCATCGCAGACTAGCGCTgcagacaaggacaagggaATCGGCGTCGTCAGTTTCCTCACTGCCGTGGCTGTCGCTGTAGCAGTTTTTGCAGTCCAGATTCTGCTTTTCCTAATTCTTCGCAATAAACTGGCCCGCATTTTGTAGGTTGAAGCCGATCGTCGTTCCTGACTCCCACATCACTGACTCTTCCTAGTAAACCCAAGACCTATTTGGTACCCGAACGAGAACGAACTGAATCACCGCCTAATAAGCCCCTTGCTATGCTGAAGACATTATGGCATTATGGAGATCGTGAGGTTATCGAAAAATGTGGTCTAGACGCCTATTTCTTCCTTCGCTACCTCAAGACACTTCTGATCATTTTCCTTCCCATTGGCGCCATTGTTATGCCGATTCTGATCCCTCTGAACTACGTTGGTGGTCTTGGACAAAAGGTTGATGTCagggatgatgacgatgaaaagAATGAAGGCACGCCTACTGGTCTCGACACACTCTCGTGGGGAAATGTCAGTCCCAAGAACTCTAGCCGATACACAGCACATTTAATTATGGCCATCCTAGTGGTTATTTGGGTCTGCACGGTTTTCTTCTTTGAGCTCCGGGTATACATCAAGGTTCGACAAGACTACCTTACAAGCGCTGAGCACCGACTCAGAGCTTCAGCTACTACCGTCCTAGTCAACTCTATTCCTGCCAAGTGGCTCAGCGAAGACGCTCTGATGGGTCTCTTCGATGTTTTCCCTGGAGGCATAAGAAATATTTGGCTCAACCGAGATTTATCATCACTAttggacaaggtcaaggagcgGAACAAGATTCACCTGGCACTCGAACAAGCAGAGACGGATCTGATCAAAGATGCCAAGAAAGCACAGCTTAAGCAGCAAAAggcagaagagaagaaacgcCGCAAAGAATTGAAGCTTAAAGCCGAAACAAAACAAGAAAGAGCAGACCGGAATGCTAAAGACGACGCGGCAGCCCAGCGAATGGCACAGAGTGCTTCAGGTACGGCGGCTGGCGATCAGCATAATGTTCCCCACAGCGTGGATGCTGGTGTTCGTGAGTCTCAATATGAGACGTACAACCATGACGTtgagcatgagcatgaggAACACAACAAAAAGAGGGGTTTCAGGGTACCTGTTCTAGGCGATCCGCTCGCTAAGGTCGGGCATGGAATTATGGGTGTTGTGTCTAAGGCTGGCAACAACGTGGACGACACTCTGGAGACAACAAATGGTTTCATGGGCCTCTCCCAATCAACCGAACCTCGGACTACGTCTCGAACTTCTGACCGAGTTCGTGAGCGGGCTTCagtggatgaggatgagctcAACTCTCCTTCAGACACTCTCCGGGTTCTGAACAATCAGTCACGAAACGGCAGGGCCTCGGCCGATAGCACCGCAGCCATCAACCCTCAAACAAACCGCGAACATTTTGGCAATCCTGGTAACACGGTCCGAAAGCTGGAGAACATTGATGaaatttatagtaaagaggAAGCTAAGTGGTGGCAATTCTGGAAGCCGCCTCCGGGTGCTTATGCTTCACCTGTCCCCCAAGGAGGTGTTTCGGCAGCATTCaggcagaagaagacgaacGAAAGCAGGCCTTTGTGGCAAAAGATGAAGTCTTCCCTCCCATTTATGAGcccagatgatgaagcagagcCCATGGAATATCCTACAGCCTACAACACCGAGTACAAGGAGGATGCCGAGCCAGCGGAATGGGAGAAATATCTtaagaagaaggatcgcCCAACGCATCGCCTTCCTCTGTTCGGACAGTCCTGGCTCTTCGGAGTTCCTTTTGTCACTAAGAAGGTCGATACAATCTACTGGTGTCGTGAAGAACTGGCCCGTCTCAACCAAGAAATTGAAACGGACCAACAGCATCCTGAACGATTCCCGCTCGCGAACTCTGCCTTTATCCAGTTCAACCACCAAGTTGCGGCTCATATGGCTTGCCAGAGTGTGATTCACCACGTACCCAGGCAAATGGCCCCAAGAATGAACGAAATTTCACCAAAGGATGTCGATTGGGATAACATGGCGTTCAGCTGGTGGCAAGAGTGGCTGCGATCCGGACTTGTCTTTGTTATCGTTGTTGCTATGATCTTCCTCTGGGCTATCCCCGTTGCTTGGACGGCCGCTCTGAGCCAGCTTGACAACCTTATCCGATCTAATCAGTGGCTGTCTTTCCTTAAGGATAACAACACAGTCCACAATATCGCGAAAGCCGTGGCTGGTGTCTTGCCAGCAGTCGTCCTCGGTAtactgctggtgctgattcCCATCATTCTGGATTTCCTCGCTCGCTTTAGAGGTGCGAAGACAGGTTCCCAGAGAGCCGAGTTTGTCCAGATCTTCTACTTCGCCTTCCTGTTCATTCAAGTTTTCCTGATTGTCTCTATTGCGTCGTTCTTCGCGGCATCGCTTGATGAGCTGGTACACAACGTTCAAGAACTCCAGACCGTTTCCGACGTTCTGAACCTGTTGGCGTATAATTTGCCCAGTGCGGCGAATTACTTCTTCTCTTACATGATTCTGCAAGCCATGTCTACCAGCTCTGCaactcttctccaactcggcGCTCTGGTCATGTGGTATGTTATTGCCAAAATCCTCGACAGCACTGCACGTAACAAGTGGTCGCGGAACACCAATCTGCGCCAGGTGAAATGGGGCGCATTCTTCCCAATCTACACCAACTTCGCGTGTATCGGAATTGTCTACTGTGTCATCGCACCACTGATTTCCATCTTCGCCATTCTTACCTTTGCGCTCTTGTGGTTTGCTCAACGTTATGCTATGCTCTACGTCACCCGCTTCGAGCACGATACAGGTGGTGTCCTGTACCCTCGAGCCATTAACCAGACCTTTACTGGCATCTACTTCATGGAACTTTGCATGGCTGGTTTGTTCTTCCTCGTTCGAGATGACAAGGACAATGACGTCTGCACACCTCAtggcatcatcatgatcatcgTTCTTATCCTTACCGTCGTCTATCAAGTGCTCCTCAACTATTCTTTCGGACCACTCTTCCGCTACCTTCCGATCACTTTCGAAGATGAGGCGGTATTGCGTGATCAGGCATTCCAGCGAGCCCAGGATCGCCGTCTGGGTCTTTTGGACAACGACGAGCTGGCAGAGGAACGTGATAGCTCCGAGTATCAAGAGAAGGATCAACAACTCCAGAATGGCCAAGGTATTGAGATGCGAAAGTTTGGTACCATTCGACGCCCTGTGAAGCAGGTCGGAACATGGGCAAAGGATGGCGGTAACCAGCTTCGCAAGTTGGCTGGTGTCAACAGGGATAAGGACAAGAGTAAAAGAGCCTCGGAATACCGAAGAAAGCACCGCCAGAAGGATATTGAAGCTCAGCTTGCTATTGGTGAAGCTCTCTTTGGCGGCATTCATGACGAAATCGAGGACCTCACACCCGAAGAGAGAGATGCGCTTGTTAGGCACGCGTTCCAGCACGAAGCTCTTCGGGCCCGTCGCCCTACTGTCTGGATTCCACACGACGATCTTGGCATTAGCGATGACGAGATCCGTCGAACACAGGCATACAGCGAACACATCTGGATCAGCAACGAGGGCACGGCCCTCGACAGCAAGGTCCGAGTAGTTTATGGCAGAGCACCACCAGATTTCTCTGAGGTTGATCTGATCAACCTGTGAAACATGGTCAGTGGTTTGAGCAAGAGGAGGATTTTATGATTATCAAATGGTCTGTGGTTGTGTTTTCAACATTTTCAATGCTGGGCGTTCTCAAGATGGGTTTCATTATAGTTAGATGAGCCAGTATACACGGCCATTCGCATCGAAGGTGTTTAAagaaaggaggaggaggatcgTGGTGTTTTATACCTTCAGCGCTGATGAGGAGGTTGGCTACTTCATTTGGGAACAAGCAATGGAGCTGGGGCGAAATTCTGATTTCTTTACACCTTTAGATTTGAAGAACGCTTAGTACAATAACAGGTTATTGTCACTTCATTAATAATTCTTGTTAACGAGCATGTGAAACTCGTTCTGTTGAAGTAATGCG contains:
- a CDS encoding hypothetical protein (EggNog:ENOG41), producing the protein MSSTDSDASASATDSATGTAASITSSIASSLLSSAISASETLSASGTSSDEPTKTSSGGLAGISPSQTSAADKDKGIGVVSFLTAVAVAVAVFAVQILLFLILRNKLARIFKPKTYLVPERERTESPPNKPLAMLKTLWHYGDREVIEKCGLDAYFFLRYLKTLLIIFLPIGAIVMPILIPLNYVGGLGQKVDVRDDDDEKNEGTPTGLDTLSWGNVSPKNSSRYTAHLIMAILVVIWVCTVFFFELRVYIKVRQDYLTSAEHRLRASATTVLVNSIPAKWLSEDALMGLFDVFPGGIRNIWLNRDLSSLLDKVKERNKIHLALEQAETDLIKDAKKAQLKQQKAEEKKRRKELKLKAETKQERADRNAKDDAAAQRMAQSASGTAAGDQHNVPHSVDAGVRESQYETYNHDVEHEHEEHNKKRGFRVPVLGDPLAKVGHGIMGVVSKAGNNVDDTLETTNGFMGLSQSTEPRTTSRTSDRVRERASVDEDELNSPSDTLRVLNNQSRNGRASADSTAAINPQTNREHFGNPGNTVRKLENIDEIYSKEEAKWWQFWKPPPGAYASPVPQGGVSAAFRQKKTNESRPLWQKMKSSLPFMSPDDEAEPMEYPTAYNTEYKEDAEPAEWEKYLKKKDRPTHRLPLFGQSWLFGVPFVTKKVDTIYWCREELARLNQEIETDQQHPERFPLANSAFIQFNHQVAAHMACQSVIHHVPRQMAPRMNEISPKDVDWDNMAFSWWQEWLRSGLVFVIVVAMIFLWAIPVAWTAALSQLDNLIRSNQWLSFLKDNNTVHNIAKAVAGVLPAVVLGILLVLIPIILDFLARFRGAKTGSQRAEFVQIFYFAFLFIQVFLIVSIASFFAASLDELVHNVQELQTVSDVLNLLAYNLPSAANYFFSYMILQAMSTSSATLLQLGALVMWYVIAKILDSTARNKWSRNTNLRQVKWGAFFPIYTNFACIGIVYCVIAPLISIFAILTFALLWFAQRYAMLYVTRFEHDTGGVLYPRAINQTFTGIYFMELCMAGLFFLVRDDKDNDVCTPHGIIMIIVLILTVVYQVLLNYSFGPLFRYLPITFEDEAVLRDQAFQRAQDRRLGLLDNDELAEERDSSEYQEKDQQLQNGQGIEMRKFGTIRRPVKQVGTWAKDGGNQLRKLAGVNRDKDKSKRASEYRRKHRQKDIEAQLAIGEALFGGIHDEIEDLTPEERDALVRHAFQHEALRARRPTVWIPHDDLGISDDEIRRTQAYSEHIWISNEGTALDSKVRVVYGRAPPDFSEVDLINL